A genome region from Alkalimarinus coralli includes the following:
- a CDS encoding EAL domain-containing protein, with amino-acid sequence MLTYILICSSLFTLITAGIQVYADYREEVSMVDERMSVIETSYMSSLSRSLWSLDQKLLHVQMQGILNLPDIIKLRLKVYPDSEIELGELNPNISTLTHSFPLIHESEEVYTLGELTIIASMEDIYKNLKRKVFIILTTQAFKTFFISILILWIFQYLVTRHLGKMAEYAQDLNINALDKPLVLDRADTKFSRSDELSQVTNAINGMRLTLIDDLAKQNENAKEIRKLSLAIDQSPSSVLICDKSWKIEYANNKFSQLTGHELKDIISQHPKSISGLMSSENAQLWDNIQLQVERVGVWQGEIHNTRKNGERFWEQSIITPIKDDSGKPIHYLILGEDISIRKRYEQQLLRQANYDILTGLPNRMLALDRLKLALAQARRDEQLVGLMFLDLDNFKHINDTMGHDNGDSLLIEASRRISSCLRGTSTVARLGGDEFLVILPSLSEPSSAEQVAERILQTFSPPFMLANQEVFVSTSIGIAIYPSDSDNSTTLLQHADAAMYQAKDKGKSAYQRFSPEMNQDSHERLQIESRLRRALELEELELYYQPIVEASTGKLIGAEALIRWNNPVMGLISPDKFIPLAEETGLIIPIGEWVLKTACNDIKSWQEKTGLELTVAVNVSPRQFRDGGFTSTIDKILSESQLSAEYLELEITERLILDNSIETSGIFKHLDDKGIKLSIDDFGTGYSALGYLKSYPFDTLKIDKSFVQDVIESSEDAALVTAIITMAHSLSLKVIAEGVEEAPQLEFLNQHNCDFAQGYYFNRPVPAEDFTIWMNDNIRTTGNEKSNRG; translated from the coding sequence ATGCTCACGTATATACTTATATGCAGCTCTCTTTTTACACTTATTACCGCCGGTATTCAGGTTTATGCCGACTATAGAGAAGAAGTCTCTATGGTAGATGAAAGAATGTCTGTCATCGAAACAAGTTATATGAGCAGCCTTTCAAGGAGTTTATGGTCTCTTGACCAGAAACTACTTCATGTCCAAATGCAGGGCATTCTGAACCTTCCCGATATCATTAAACTCAGACTAAAAGTATATCCAGACTCAGAAATTGAACTGGGAGAACTAAACCCAAACATCTCAACGCTGACCCACTCTTTTCCGCTTATTCATGAAAGCGAAGAGGTTTACACGTTAGGGGAGCTGACAATTATCGCAAGCATGGAAGATATATACAAAAACCTTAAGCGGAAAGTATTTATCATCCTGACCACACAGGCTTTCAAGACGTTCTTTATTTCAATACTGATCCTTTGGATTTTCCAGTATCTGGTTACCAGGCATCTCGGAAAAATGGCCGAGTACGCTCAAGACCTCAATATTAATGCACTGGACAAACCTCTGGTTCTTGACCGGGCTGATACAAAGTTTTCAAGATCCGATGAACTGTCTCAGGTAACCAATGCTATCAACGGCATGCGCCTGACACTGATAGACGACCTCGCCAAACAGAATGAGAACGCCAAGGAGATCAGGAAGCTATCACTGGCCATCGATCAAAGCCCGTCTTCAGTATTGATCTGCGATAAGAGCTGGAAAATTGAGTATGCAAACAATAAGTTCTCTCAGCTAACAGGCCATGAACTAAAAGACATTATCTCTCAACACCCTAAAAGCATCAGCGGCTTGATGTCATCAGAAAACGCTCAGCTTTGGGATAATATTCAACTACAGGTCGAGCGAGTTGGAGTCTGGCAGGGCGAGATCCACAATACCCGAAAAAACGGCGAACGTTTTTGGGAGCAGTCGATTATCACTCCAATCAAGGACGATAGCGGCAAACCTATCCATTACCTCATTCTAGGGGAAGACATCAGTATCCGAAAACGCTATGAACAACAGCTACTAAGGCAAGCCAACTACGATATATTAACAGGCCTGCCAAACCGAATGCTGGCACTTGATCGACTAAAGCTTGCGCTTGCTCAGGCTCGCAGAGACGAGCAGCTCGTAGGCTTGATGTTTCTTGACCTGGATAACTTCAAACATATAAACGACACCATGGGCCACGACAATGGTGACAGCTTGCTGATCGAGGCCTCTCGTCGCATATCCTCCTGCCTGAGAGGTACGAGTACCGTAGCCAGGCTTGGAGGAGATGAATTTCTGGTCATACTCCCCTCTTTGAGCGAGCCATCTTCTGCTGAGCAGGTTGCAGAAAGAATTCTTCAAACCTTTTCCCCTCCATTCATGCTAGCCAATCAGGAGGTGTTTGTTAGTACCAGTATCGGTATCGCTATTTACCCCAGCGATAGCGACAACAGCACGACATTATTGCAACACGCTGACGCCGCGATGTACCAGGCTAAAGACAAAGGAAAGAGCGCATATCAGCGGTTTTCTCCTGAAATGAACCAAGACTCACATGAGCGCTTGCAGATCGAAAGTCGTCTAAGGCGGGCTTTGGAACTCGAAGAGCTTGAGCTGTACTATCAGCCCATTGTTGAAGCATCAACCGGGAAGCTTATTGGTGCGGAAGCCTTAATCAGATGGAACAACCCGGTCATGGGACTTATATCGCCCGATAAATTTATTCCTTTAGCAGAAGAGACGGGGCTTATCATCCCCATCGGTGAATGGGTGCTTAAAACAGCCTGCAACGATATTAAGTCCTGGCAAGAAAAAACCGGGCTAGAGCTAACCGTCGCCGTTAACGTATCCCCTCGACAATTCAGGGATGGCGGCTTTACCAGCACAATAGACAAAATTCTTTCTGAAAGCCAGCTCTCAGCAGAGTACCTCGAACTTGAAATTACTGAACGGCTTATCCTTGATAACTCGATTGAAACATCTGGTATCTTTAAACACCTTGATGACAAAGGCATTAAGCTTTCTATTGATGATTTCGGCACGGGCTACTCTGCTCTCGGCTACTTAAAAAGCTACCCATTTGACACACTTAAGATTGACAAATCATTCGTTCAGGACGTTATCGAATCAAGCGAAGATGCAGCCTTGGTCACAGCCATCATCACAATGGCTCACAGCCTTAGTCTAAAGGTAATAGCTGAAGGAGTTGAAGAGGCACCGCAACTTGAATTTCTCAACCAGCACAACTGCGATTTCGCACAAGGTTATTACTTCAACCGCCCAGTACCCGCTGAAGATTTCACAATCTGGATGAACGATAACATCAGAACAACGGGTAATGAGAAGAGCAATAGAGGTTAA
- a CDS encoding acetate/propionate family kinase, whose amino-acid sequence MNDDTILVINCGSSSLKFALFSAQQLNCIASGLAEKLGTKDAVLSVKSGDEKSSYCLDDADHHIAINHVINTLQALKLLVKDPLGIGHRVVHGGESFSDSVLIDETVLAEIEKCSALAPLHNPANLLGIQLMAERYPSTPQVAVFDTAFHQTLPETSYLYPIPYELYTEHGIRRYGFHGTSHKYVAEVAAKQLNKPLAVCNFITAHLGNGCSVTAIKNGLSVDTSMGLTPLEGLMMGTRSGDIDPGLFEFLNKIGMDSERISQMLNKESGLKGLSGQTNDMRTLFDLADKGDEKAALAIEVFCFKLAKYIAAMAASLPSIDALIFTGGIGENASRVRSAALEKLAILGFEVSHSLNNSNGRESEGRITEPDSTLSLVIPTNEELVIARDTLNNAVK is encoded by the coding sequence ATGAACGACGATACTATTCTTGTTATTAACTGTGGTAGTTCTTCCCTGAAATTCGCCCTCTTTTCGGCGCAACAACTCAACTGTATTGCCTCTGGGTTAGCCGAAAAACTAGGCACCAAAGATGCTGTATTATCGGTCAAGAGCGGTGATGAGAAGTCGTCTTACTGTTTGGATGATGCAGACCACCATATTGCAATCAACCACGTAATTAACACACTTCAAGCGCTCAAGCTGCTAGTTAAAGACCCACTGGGTATCGGCCATAGAGTCGTGCATGGAGGCGAGTCTTTCAGCGACTCTGTGCTGATCGATGAAACGGTCCTTGCTGAAATAGAAAAGTGCTCAGCACTCGCGCCTCTGCACAACCCGGCAAACCTGCTTGGTATTCAACTAATGGCAGAACGCTACCCCTCAACACCTCAAGTAGCCGTTTTTGATACAGCATTCCATCAAACACTGCCTGAAACCTCATATTTATATCCGATCCCCTACGAACTGTATACTGAGCATGGAATAAGGCGCTATGGATTTCATGGAACAAGCCATAAGTATGTAGCGGAAGTCGCAGCTAAACAGCTTAACAAACCGCTTGCGGTCTGCAACTTTATTACTGCCCACCTAGGTAATGGCTGCAGTGTAACGGCAATAAAGAACGGCCTCAGTGTGGATACCAGTATGGGGTTAACTCCTCTCGAGGGGTTGATGATGGGAACCCGTAGTGGAGATATTGATCCAGGCTTATTCGAGTTTTTAAATAAAATTGGAATGGATAGCGAACGTATCAGCCAGATGTTGAACAAGGAAAGCGGGTTAAAAGGACTATCAGGCCAAACCAATGATATGCGTACTTTATTTGACCTGGCAGATAAAGGTGATGAAAAAGCGGCATTGGCGATTGAGGTATTTTGCTTTAAGCTCGCAAAATATATTGCTGCCATGGCAGCATCACTGCCGTCCATTGATGCACTCATATTCACCGGCGGAATTGGTGAAAACGCCAGCCGTGTAAGATCCGCTGCACTTGAGAAATTAGCGATTCTCGGTTTTGAAGTATCCCACTCTCTGAATAACTCAAACGGGAGAGAGTCAGAGGGACGAATTACTGAGCCTGATAGTACATTATCGTTAGTTATTCCAACTAATGAAGAGCTGGTTATTGCCAGAGACACACTGAACAATGCTGTTAAGTGA
- the pta gene encoding phosphate acetyltransferase, whose translation MPKTFFIAPTALNSGLTSICLGLVRALDNVGIRVSFFKPVAQSHSSEKIAVESIDKSVQFVRAKTNLLPPQPISLKYAQTLVSQNKTGRLMEEIIALYQQTTVDADVVIVEGLVPDRSEPYTARLNAEIARNLDAEVLLVASPKNMTPAELDEHLELSARLYAAPEDPDVIGCILNKVNAPETSDRSTSYNYDREQGLGRQGGTDYVNQYEAQCKIFNEDSFKLVGSIPWRYDLLAPRTSDIAKQLDAIFINKGDIENRRVSFISVCARTIPNMVDQLSPGTLVVTPGDREDIIIATCMAALNGVPLAGLVLTGNLQPDPRTLKLCNRALEAGLPMLSARSDTFEAANRLSEMSGEVPVDDLDRIERVMEAVANALEIDWLRSRLNLAREPRLSPPAFRYQLSERARSANKRIVLPEGNEPRTIQAAVICHQRGLAQCILIGKEAEIHTVAEAQGVIIPPDITIIDPDEVRENYVQPMVQLRKHKGLAPDMAQAQLEDNVVLATMMVALDEVDGLVSGAVHTTANTIRPALQLIKTHPEARVVSSVFFMCLPEQVLVYGDCAVNPDPNAQQLADIAIQSANSAKTFGVTPRVAMISYSTGSSGSGDDVDKVREATRIAKEQRPDLIIDGPLQYDAAAIESVARSKAPNSPVAGKATVFVFPDLNTGNTTYKAVQRSANVISIGPMLQGLNKPVNDLSRGALVEDIVFTIALTAVQATQTKN comes from the coding sequence GTGCCAAAAACATTCTTTATAGCGCCGACCGCACTAAATTCAGGCTTAACCTCAATATGTTTAGGCTTGGTTAGGGCTCTGGATAACGTAGGTATAAGAGTTAGCTTTTTTAAGCCTGTAGCTCAAAGCCACTCGAGCGAGAAAATTGCAGTCGAGTCCATAGATAAGTCTGTGCAGTTTGTGCGAGCAAAAACCAACTTACTGCCCCCTCAACCTATCAGTCTGAAATATGCCCAAACATTAGTCAGTCAAAATAAAACCGGACGACTGATGGAAGAAATAATCGCGCTATATCAGCAAACGACAGTCGATGCAGATGTCGTTATCGTAGAAGGGCTTGTTCCAGACAGAAGTGAACCCTACACCGCTCGTTTAAATGCAGAAATAGCCCGTAATTTGGACGCAGAAGTACTGCTAGTTGCCTCTCCAAAAAATATGACGCCAGCAGAGCTGGATGAACACCTGGAACTTTCTGCTCGACTTTACGCCGCACCGGAAGACCCGGATGTTATTGGCTGTATTCTTAACAAGGTCAATGCACCTGAAACTTCTGATCGCTCCACTTCATATAACTATGATAGAGAGCAAGGCCTCGGGCGTCAGGGCGGAACAGATTATGTTAACCAATATGAAGCACAGTGTAAGATTTTCAACGAAGACTCTTTCAAGCTCGTAGGCTCAATTCCATGGAGGTATGACCTATTAGCACCGAGAACCAGCGATATCGCTAAACAGCTCGATGCGATCTTTATCAACAAAGGGGATATTGAAAACCGTAGGGTTTCATTTATCTCTGTGTGCGCCAGAACGATCCCGAATATGGTTGACCAGTTGTCTCCAGGTACCCTTGTTGTAACACCCGGCGATAGAGAAGATATAATCATTGCAACGTGCATGGCAGCACTTAATGGAGTGCCTCTTGCCGGGCTGGTATTAACCGGCAACCTGCAACCTGACCCAAGAACCCTGAAGCTCTGTAATCGTGCGCTAGAAGCAGGCTTGCCGATGTTATCAGCCCGTTCGGACACATTTGAAGCAGCAAACAGGCTCTCTGAAATGAGTGGAGAAGTCCCTGTAGATGACCTTGATCGCATTGAGCGTGTAATGGAGGCTGTTGCAAACGCACTCGAAATAGACTGGCTTCGATCAAGACTCAACCTGGCCAGAGAACCTCGCCTCTCACCGCCAGCATTCAGATATCAGCTTTCCGAGAGAGCAAGGTCAGCCAACAAGCGAATTGTGCTTCCTGAAGGTAACGAACCCAGAACAATACAGGCTGCCGTTATTTGTCACCAACGGGGACTTGCCCAATGTATATTGATCGGTAAGGAAGCTGAAATCCATACTGTTGCTGAAGCACAAGGCGTTATCATTCCGCCTGACATCACTATTATTGACCCTGATGAGGTGCGAGAGAACTACGTCCAACCAATGGTACAACTTCGCAAACACAAGGGTCTGGCCCCAGATATGGCCCAGGCGCAGCTCGAAGACAATGTTGTGCTGGCGACAATGATGGTTGCGTTAGACGAAGTAGACGGCCTGGTATCAGGCGCAGTACACACAACTGCCAACACTATTCGCCCGGCTCTCCAGCTCATAAAAACTCATCCGGAAGCACGCGTTGTTTCATCAGTGTTTTTCATGTGCCTGCCTGAACAAGTGTTGGTTTATGGAGATTGCGCGGTCAACCCTGACCCCAATGCGCAGCAGCTTGCAGATATAGCCATACAAAGTGCCAACTCAGCAAAAACGTTTGGCGTTACGCCTCGTGTTGCCATGATAAGTTACAGCACAGGAAGCTCGGGATCAGGCGACGATGTTGATAAAGTACGGGAAGCAACTCGCATCGCTAAAGAACAACGCCCAGACCTGATTATTGATGGACCTCTTCAGTACGATGCAGCCGCTATTGAGAGCGTGGCCCGCAGCAAAGCGCCCAATAGCCCTGTTGCAGGTAAAGCAACCGTATTTGTATTTCCAGATTTAAATACCGGCAATACGACATACAAAGCCGTTCAGCGAAGTGCAAACGTGATAAGTATCGGGCCAATGCTTCAAGGTCTTAACAAACCAGTCAACGACCTGTCCAGAGGCGCTCTGGTTGAGGATATTGTATTTACAATTGCCCTAACCGCCGTTCAGGCAACACAAACAAAAAACTAA
- the der gene encoding ribosome biogenesis GTPase Der — MVPVIALVGRPNVGKSTIFNRLTRSRDAIVADLPGLTRDRKYGEGQLEERRFIVIDTGGISGDEAGIDAVMAEQSMLAIEEADIVFFVVDARAGLTGADEMIAKHLRVKDKKTWLVINKIDGIDPDVATLDFYSLGMSDIRLTAASHNRGMRSLIEEVLENHPVDETEESADQASKGVRIGIIGRPNVGKSTLVNRLLGEERVIVYDMPGTTRDSIYIPYERRGKPYTLIDTAGVRRRKNIKEAVEKFSIIKTLKAIEDSNVVVIVIDARDGIVEQDLHLIGFAIDSGRALVLAVNKWDGMTQSERDAVRRELDRRLTFLNYANTHMISALHGTGVGDLYESIDAGYSSAMAKWSTNQLTSILEDCVSEHQPPMVGGNRIKLRYAHQGGSNPPVIVVHGNKTKSLLASYKRYLENTFRRVLKVSGTPIRFEFRSGENPFANKSDAGNRIVASKSKNAARVKGKPQQKTKKTFKKKGRTQ, encoded by the coding sequence ATGGTACCCGTTATTGCTTTAGTTGGGCGACCTAATGTTGGTAAGTCAACCATATTTAACCGTTTGACTCGATCTAGAGATGCTATCGTCGCTGATTTGCCGGGGCTGACCCGTGATAGAAAGTATGGTGAGGGGCAGCTGGAAGAGCGGCGTTTCATTGTCATTGATACAGGTGGAATTTCAGGTGATGAAGCGGGTATTGATGCGGTAATGGCTGAGCAATCTATGCTTGCAATTGAAGAGGCCGATATAGTCTTTTTCGTTGTTGATGCAAGAGCGGGCCTAACGGGTGCCGACGAGATGATCGCCAAGCACCTACGGGTAAAGGATAAAAAAACCTGGCTTGTTATTAATAAGATAGATGGCATTGATCCTGATGTCGCGACGCTGGATTTCTATTCATTGGGTATGAGTGATATTCGCTTGACGGCAGCCTCTCACAACAGAGGGATGCGCTCTCTAATAGAGGAAGTTCTCGAAAACCACCCTGTTGACGAAACGGAAGAAAGTGCAGACCAAGCCTCCAAAGGGGTGAGAATTGGTATTATAGGCCGCCCAAATGTTGGTAAATCAACACTGGTCAACAGGCTGCTTGGGGAAGAGCGGGTTATTGTTTATGACATGCCGGGTACGACAAGGGACAGTATTTATATCCCTTATGAGCGTAGGGGGAAACCTTATACACTTATAGACACGGCAGGTGTGAGACGAAGAAAGAATATCAAGGAAGCGGTAGAAAAATTTTCTATTATTAAAACCCTTAAAGCGATCGAAGACTCTAATGTGGTTGTCATCGTCATTGATGCCCGTGACGGTATTGTGGAGCAAGATCTTCATTTGATCGGATTTGCGATTGATTCAGGTCGTGCGCTCGTTTTGGCAGTAAACAAATGGGATGGCATGACTCAAAGTGAGAGGGATGCGGTTCGACGAGAGCTGGATAGGCGCTTGACCTTTTTGAACTATGCCAATACTCATATGATTTCTGCGCTTCATGGCACTGGCGTTGGTGACCTTTACGAGTCTATTGATGCAGGTTATAGCTCGGCTATGGCTAAATGGTCGACGAACCAGCTAACAAGCATTCTTGAAGACTGTGTATCCGAGCACCAACCTCCCATGGTTGGTGGCAATAGAATTAAGCTAAGGTACGCGCATCAGGGTGGGTCAAACCCACCTGTCATTGTTGTTCACGGAAACAAAACCAAATCCCTTCTGGCCAGTTACAAACGCTATCTTGAGAACACGTTCAGGCGCGTGCTGAAGGTTTCTGGCACGCCTATTCGATTTGAGTTCAGGTCGGGTGAAAACCCATTTGCGAATAAAAGTGATGCTGGAAATCGAATTGTTGCGAGTAAATCCAAGAATGCAGCCCGCGTTAAGGGAAAACCACAGCAAAAGACCAAGAAAACATTTAAGAAGAAGGGCAGAACTCAATAG
- the bamB gene encoding outer membrane protein assembly factor BamB: protein MHASSAYKKLVVLLLSLSALLMVGCSSDDVEEEPMELEDFDEEIEIIKVWDESIGDGHDEQFLTLTPIIIGETIYAIDHAGELLALNKSDGEELWEVEYDEPVSGGLGGDDSQLYFATYHGEIVAVDRNGGMEQWRVALTSEVLSQPVSNGRQVVVQSIDGKVVSLNAQSGKLMWRYDSNAPVLSIRGTASPVITDEFTVTGFANGELVAFQNITGAPVWSNSIGTPKGRTELERLVDIDGQPVIEDDVVYSVSYQGKLSAIHLPTGKEIWSKQQSSYRAVDLGFGNVYVSTAKDVVVAYSQSTRTEVWRQENLKFRQLTAPKAFGSTTVVADFEGYVHFLSQIDGRFMGRVHLDSDGVRTPMLISDDMLFIYSNSGDLAAYKIAL from the coding sequence ATGCACGCATCTAGTGCGTACAAAAAGCTGGTTGTTTTACTGTTATCGCTTTCGGCGCTTTTAATGGTTGGCTGTAGCTCTGATGATGTCGAAGAAGAGCCTATGGAGCTTGAAGACTTTGATGAAGAAATTGAGATTATCAAGGTCTGGGATGAGTCTATCGGTGATGGTCATGATGAACAATTCCTTACGCTGACACCGATTATTATTGGCGAAACTATTTACGCAATAGACCATGCAGGAGAGTTGCTAGCGCTTAATAAGTCGGATGGTGAAGAGTTATGGGAAGTTGAGTATGATGAGCCCGTAAGTGGTGGCCTCGGTGGAGACGATAGCCAGCTATACTTTGCAACCTATCATGGTGAAATTGTTGCTGTTGACCGCAACGGCGGTATGGAGCAGTGGCGTGTAGCGTTAACAAGCGAAGTGTTATCTCAGCCGGTTAGCAATGGCCGCCAGGTCGTGGTGCAGTCGATTGATGGTAAAGTAGTCAGCCTAAATGCACAGAGTGGTAAACTGATGTGGCGTTATGATAGTAACGCCCCTGTGTTGTCTATTCGGGGGACTGCCAGCCCGGTTATAACGGATGAGTTCACGGTAACTGGTTTTGCCAATGGTGAGTTGGTAGCTTTCCAAAACATTACCGGGGCTCCTGTATGGAGCAACTCGATAGGCACCCCAAAAGGACGTACTGAGTTAGAAAGACTCGTGGATATTGATGGCCAGCCTGTTATTGAGGATGACGTCGTTTACAGCGTGTCGTATCAAGGTAAACTCTCAGCAATACACTTGCCCACCGGAAAAGAAATCTGGTCGAAGCAACAGTCTAGCTACAGGGCTGTAGACTTGGGATTCGGCAACGTTTATGTGTCTACAGCAAAAGATGTTGTGGTTGCATATAGTCAGTCAACACGGACTGAAGTCTGGAGACAGGAAAACTTGAAGTTTCGCCAGCTAACTGCTCCCAAGGCGTTTGGAAGTACAACGGTTGTTGCTGACTTCGAAGGTTACGTACACTTTTTGTCGCAAATTGATGGTCGTTTTATGGGTAGGGTTCATCTGGATAGTGATGGTGTGAGAACGCCTATGCTGATCAGTGATGACATGCTTTTTATTTATAGTAACAGTGGCGACTTAGCTGCTTACAAGATTGCACTTTAG
- a CDS encoding YfgM family protein, whose translation MEHRTEEEQVAALKQWWKDNGNSLMIGVGLALALVFGWKMYQQSVENTKNAASSLYQQLLEVALEPAENDESASTVEFIAKKLKTEFEDTEYATYSALFLAKSAIGKKDLEGAEAELQWILANNSDSSLIPLVKARLARVLDRQGEQQEALALLDAKDAGTYSALYLEVKGDIYYRAGDMDKAKQSYIEAYKAMKASDVQRPMLTLKMADLGISEEDA comes from the coding sequence GTGGAGCATAGAACAGAAGAAGAGCAGGTTGCAGCACTAAAACAGTGGTGGAAAGACAACGGTAACTCTTTAATGATAGGTGTTGGGTTAGCGCTGGCGCTTGTGTTTGGCTGGAAAATGTATCAACAGAGTGTTGAAAATACAAAGAATGCGGCGTCTTCACTTTACCAGCAGCTATTGGAAGTGGCTCTTGAACCTGCTGAGAATGACGAATCGGCCTCTACAGTAGAATTTATCGCTAAAAAGCTTAAAACTGAATTTGAAGATACGGAATATGCAACTTACTCGGCTCTTTTTCTTGCTAAAAGCGCTATTGGTAAAAAGGATTTAGAAGGCGCTGAGGCAGAGCTTCAATGGATATTGGCCAACAACTCTGACTCATCATTAATTCCATTGGTCAAAGCGCGTTTAGCCAGAGTGCTTGATCGTCAGGGTGAGCAACAAGAAGCTTTAGCACTGCTTGATGCGAAAGATGCAGGGACATATTCTGCTTTATATCTTGAAGTTAAAGGGGATATCTATTACCGGGCGGGTGATATGGATAAAGCAAAGCAGTCATATATTGAAGCCTATAAAGCAATGAAGGCCTCTGATGTTCAGCGTCCCATGTTGACGCTTAAAATGGCTGATCTTGGGATCTCTGAGGAGGATGCTTAA
- the hisS gene encoding histidine--tRNA ligase, with protein MLSKIQAIRGMNDILPEQTPKWQYLEDTVRRVLQSYGYSEIRMPIVEQTELFKRSIGEVTDIVEKEMYTFEDRNGDSLTLRPEGTACCVRAAEQHGLLFNQTQKLWYCGPMFRHERPQKGRYRQFNQIGVECFGMQGPDIDAEMIIMTARFWKALGLLENVTLQINSLGTSEARAEYKKALVEYLSNNLDALDEDSKRRLESNPLRILDSKNESTQRVLDDAPDFADYLDQESKEHFEQLLGLLDASDVAYEVNSRLVRGLDYYSKTVFEWVTDDLGAQGTVCAGGRYDGLVEQLGGRSTPGVGFAMGVERLILMLESLDKIPATINNAADVFIVAVGEGTQIEAFKLAEVLRNEFLTLRVVTHCGGGSFKSQMKKADKSGAPVALIIGENEIQNKTVVVKPLRGLSMTEESAENNRQQVEVPVSDFLNVIEGYLA; from the coding sequence ATTTTGTCTAAAATTCAGGCTATTCGTGGGATGAATGATATCCTGCCAGAACAAACGCCTAAATGGCAGTATTTAGAAGACACTGTTCGTCGGGTGCTTCAGTCTTATGGGTATAGCGAAATTAGAATGCCTATAGTAGAGCAAACGGAACTGTTCAAACGCTCTATTGGTGAAGTTACTGACATTGTAGAAAAAGAAATGTACACCTTCGAAGACAGAAACGGCGATAGCCTGACGTTGCGTCCGGAGGGTACAGCATGCTGCGTAAGAGCTGCCGAACAACATGGACTACTGTTTAATCAGACGCAAAAGTTATGGTACTGCGGGCCGATGTTCAGGCACGAGCGTCCCCAAAAAGGCAGGTATCGCCAATTTAACCAAATTGGTGTTGAATGTTTTGGGATGCAGGGCCCTGATATTGATGCTGAAATGATTATCATGACAGCTCGTTTCTGGAAGGCTTTGGGTCTTTTGGAAAATGTGACGTTGCAAATCAACTCACTGGGAACCAGTGAGGCGCGCGCCGAGTATAAAAAAGCACTTGTAGAGTATTTAAGTAACAATTTGGATGCTCTGGACGAAGACAGCAAAAGGCGTCTGGAGTCGAACCCTTTGCGCATTCTTGATAGTAAAAATGAGAGCACGCAACGTGTGCTTGATGATGCGCCTGATTTTGCAGACTATCTTGATCAGGAGTCGAAGGAGCACTTTGAGCAGCTATTGGGTCTGTTAGACGCGAGTGACGTTGCTTATGAGGTAAACAGCCGTTTGGTTCGAGGGCTGGATTACTACAGCAAGACGGTGTTTGAATGGGTTACTGATGACCTTGGTGCTCAGGGGACCGTGTGCGCAGGCGGGCGCTATGATGGCTTGGTGGAGCAACTGGGTGGGCGCTCTACGCCAGGCGTTGGCTTTGCAATGGGTGTTGAACGACTTATCTTGATGCTTGAAAGCTTAGATAAGATTCCAGCAACTATTAATAACGCGGCTGATGTGTTTATCGTTGCGGTTGGAGAGGGAACTCAAATAGAAGCTTTTAAGCTGGCTGAAGTCTTGAGAAATGAGTTTCTTACTCTGAGGGTTGTGACTCATTGTGGTGGCGGTAGTTTTAAAAGCCAAATGAAAAAAGCAGATAAAAGCGGTGCGCCAGTCGCATTGATTATTGGCGAAAATGAAATACAGAATAAAACGGTTGTGGTAAAGCCGCTGCGAGGGCTATCGATGACTGAAGAGAGCGCTGAAAATAATAGACAGCAGGTTGAAGTGCCTGTTTCAGACTTTCTCAATGTTATTGAAGGCTACTTAGCGTAG